In one window of Chryseobacterium sp. JV274 DNA:
- a CDS encoding DUF2480 family protein yields MTEETFINKAKASGIIALDLSDYKPTTEIVELDIKDHLFMGMIVKEKEFKESIAAVDFSVYNEKAVGIICSTDAIIPPWAYMLIMEKLSPYASYVDLNSAETVLLDLWKRRLIYADLKHYRNQKVVVRASTHHDPALYLLAAGLLKPLVKTLMYGEIGLPKVIFKQ; encoded by the coding sequence ATGACTGAGGAAACTTTTATCAATAAAGCAAAGGCTTCAGGCATTATTGCTCTTGACCTTTCAGACTACAAGCCTACAACGGAAATTGTAGAACTGGATATTAAAGATCATCTTTTTATGGGAATGATTGTCAAGGAGAAAGAATTTAAAGAATCAATTGCTGCGGTGGATTTTTCTGTCTATAACGAAAAAGCAGTAGGAATCATCTGTTCTACGGATGCCATTATCCCGCCATGGGCCTATATGCTGATCATGGAAAAACTATCTCCTTATGCTTCTTATGTTGATTTAAACAGTGCAGAAACGGTTCTGCTCGACCTCTGGAAACGCCGTCTCATTTATGCAGACCTGAAGCATTACAGAAATCAGAAAGTAGTTGTCCGTGCGAGCACCCATCATGATCCTGCGCTCTATTTATTAGCTGCTGGACTTCTGAAACCGTTAGTTAAAACACTGATGTATGGTGAGATAGGTTTACCCAAAGTAATTTTTAAACAATAA
- a CDS encoding 4Fe-4S dicluster domain-containing protein, with product MAIKITDACINCGACEPECPNSAIYEGAIDWRWKDKTKLSGHITFPDGTEGDADAYNEAVSDEVYYIVSGKCTECKGFHEEPQCKAVCPVDCCIDDPDHRETEEVLLDRQKFMHSA from the coding sequence ATGGCTATAAAAATAACGGATGCCTGTATCAACTGTGGAGCCTGCGAACCCGAATGCCCCAACTCAGCCATTTATGAAGGCGCTATCGACTGGCGCTGGAAAGACAAAACAAAGCTTTCAGGGCATATTACATTTCCTGACGGAACAGAAGGAGATGCTGATGCTTACAATGAGGCTGTTTCGGATGAAGTTTATTATATTGTCTCCGGAAAATGTACGGAATGTAAAGGTTTTCATGAGGAACCACAATGTAAAGCTGTATGTCCTGTAGACTGCTGTATAGATGATCCTGATCATCGGGAAACAGAGGAAGTACTATTGGACCGGCAAAAATTCATGCACAGTGCTTAA
- a CDS encoding FAD-dependent oxidoreductase yields MLIDNKSIAIVGGGPAGLTLARLLQLKGADVKVYERDFNKNARVQGSPLDMHEDSGLAAIRKAELLEEFKKTFRPGADKTLIMNEQAQIFFNDHETKPEEDFGEENFRPEIDRGPLRNMLLESLHPETVVWDSHFLTMERKNEGWLLHFKNGTSEYADLVIAGDGANSKIRPYLTDIKPVYSGIIMLEGNVSKENAPQIDAMIKGGKIMAFGNTKNILLGQKGNGDLGFYASFKADENWPADSGLDYSDHAQMLKWFKTEYSGWNPIWDELFENAVTPFIPRLIYSMPSDQTWEAQPNLTLIGDAAHVMPPFAGEGANMAMLDALELSEYLTNNSYSTLQEAISGYEHHMRKRAAIATQESLENGERMHSEKSLTTMLDFFNGHLTSL; encoded by the coding sequence ATGCTGATAGACAATAAATCAATAGCAATCGTTGGCGGCGGTCCCGCAGGACTTACACTGGCAAGACTTTTACAGTTGAAAGGTGCAGACGTAAAAGTATATGAAAGAGATTTCAATAAAAATGCACGGGTACAGGGTTCCCCTCTTGATATGCATGAAGATTCTGGGCTGGCAGCCATACGCAAAGCTGAGCTGCTGGAGGAATTTAAGAAGACTTTCCGACCGGGAGCAGACAAAACCCTGATCATGAATGAACAGGCTCAAATATTTTTCAATGATCATGAGACGAAACCTGAAGAAGATTTTGGCGAAGAAAATTTCCGCCCTGAAATAGACCGCGGGCCTTTAAGGAATATGCTTTTAGAATCATTACATCCTGAAACCGTAGTCTGGGACAGTCATTTCCTCACGATGGAGCGTAAGAATGAAGGATGGCTTCTGCATTTCAAAAACGGAACTTCAGAATATGCAGATCTTGTTATTGCCGGTGATGGAGCCAATTCTAAAATACGGCCTTATCTTACTGATATTAAACCTGTTTATTCCGGAATCATCATGCTGGAAGGCAATGTTTCAAAAGAAAATGCACCTCAGATTGATGCTATGATTAAAGGTGGGAAAATAATGGCATTTGGAAATACCAAAAATATCTTATTAGGTCAGAAAGGCAATGGAGACCTGGGATTTTATGCAAGCTTTAAAGCTGATGAAAACTGGCCTGCTGACAGCGGTCTTGATTATTCTGATCATGCACAGATGCTAAAATGGTTCAAAACAGAATATTCCGGATGGAATCCTATCTGGGATGAGTTGTTTGAAAATGCTGTAACGCCGTTTATTCCGCGCCTGATCTACTCTATGCCTTCAGATCAAACCTGGGAAGCACAACCCAATCTGACACTGATTGGTGACGCTGCCCACGTAATGCCTCCGTTTGCAGGAGAAGGCGCTAATATGGCCATGCTGGATGCCCTTGAACTGAGCGAATATTTAACAAATAACAGCTACAGCACATTACAGGAAGCAATTTCCGGCTATGAACATCATATGCGTAAAAGAGCGGCTATTGCCACACAGGAATCTCTTGAAAACGGAGAACGGATGCATTCTGAAAAGTCACTAACAACCATGCTGGATTTCTTTAATGGTCATCTTACTTCATTATAA
- a CDS encoding ketopantoate reductase family protein, whose protein sequence is MNKKHIVVVGLGGVGGYFGFKINQANEISRKYTVSFVARGETYEKVKDNGLTLLSPEHANPQTHPDTIVQNIREIENPDLVLICVKEYDLENVCKQLLPVINENTVLLPMMNGADIYDRIRKIIPEHTVLPTCIYVASHIKERGTVEHKGKAGKMIVGRDPEHFSTSVEWITDLLSESKIDFDFKDNSLTDIWTKFIFIASFGLVTAKYNSSIGAVCTDEQQRNEAAEIMKEIKLIAAKKGIDLQEDIISATFEKASTFPFETPTSLQLDVNSGKKDNELELFAGAVLKYGAELGIETPFTQKIYTGIKAK, encoded by the coding sequence ATGAACAAAAAACATATTGTAGTAGTAGGATTGGGAGGTGTAGGCGGTTATTTTGGATTTAAAATAAATCAGGCTAATGAAATTTCGCGGAAATATACCGTTTCCTTTGTTGCCCGTGGAGAAACTTATGAGAAAGTAAAAGATAACGGATTGACTTTGCTGTCTCCTGAACATGCTAATCCGCAGACTCATCCTGATACAATTGTACAGAACATCAGGGAGATTGAAAATCCTGATCTGGTACTGATCTGCGTAAAAGAATACGATCTTGAAAACGTGTGTAAACAGTTACTGCCAGTCATCAATGAAAATACAGTCTTACTTCCGATGATGAACGGTGCAGATATCTATGACAGAATACGCAAAATAATTCCTGAACATACAGTTCTTCCAACCTGCATCTATGTAGCTTCTCATATTAAGGAAAGAGGAACCGTGGAGCATAAAGGAAAAGCCGGGAAAATGATTGTGGGAAGAGATCCTGAGCATTTTTCTACCTCTGTAGAGTGGATTACCGATCTTTTGAGCGAAAGTAAAATTGATTTTGATTTTAAAGACAATTCATTAACGGATATCTGGACGAAATTTATTTTCATTGCCAGTTTCGGATTGGTAACAGCTAAGTATAATTCATCTATAGGAGCTGTATGTACTGATGAACAGCAGAGAAACGAAGCCGCTGAAATTATGAAAGAAATAAAGCTGATCGCAGCTAAAAAAGGAATTGATTTGCAGGAAGACATTATCAGTGCAACTTTCGAGAAAGCTTCTACATTTCCTTTTGAAACACCCACATCTTTACAGCTTGATGTTAACTCAGGAAAGAAAGATAACGAATTGGAATTATTTGCCGGAGCTGTCTTAAAATATGGAGCTGAACTTGGTATCGAAACTCCTTTTACCCAAAAAATCTACACTGGGATTAAAGCAAAATAA
- a CDS encoding helix-turn-helix domain-containing protein, translated as MDNDFTYNFIEPDEEIADFVENLGTFQNLSDEAKEVVIIPDGRIDLFFSQSASEPFHITLLGLETYPEQRYIAPQTIAFVVSFKPLAVEYILNTSIADLLNIGKELSPDFWNFKADDLNDFSSCCTKAIQKIKELLPSKVDERKRRLFDLVYTSKGEMSVQELSEKTGWSSRQINRYFTKQLGLSLKAYSTILRFRASLEHIAQGRLFPELNYTDQNHFIKEVKKFSGVAPKELSKNKNDRFVLLSVLKGK; from the coding sequence ATGGACAATGACTTCACTTATAATTTCATCGAACCTGATGAAGAGATCGCGGATTTTGTTGAAAATCTGGGAACTTTTCAGAATCTTTCAGATGAGGCTAAAGAAGTGGTGATTATTCCTGACGGAAGAATTGATTTATTTTTTTCACAGTCTGCCTCAGAACCTTTTCATATTACCCTTCTCGGACTGGAAACTTATCCTGAACAAAGATATATTGCTCCTCAGACAATTGCTTTTGTTGTCAGTTTCAAACCTCTTGCAGTTGAATATATTTTAAATACCTCCATTGCAGATCTATTGAATATAGGAAAAGAACTTTCTCCCGATTTCTGGAATTTTAAAGCAGATGATTTAAATGATTTTTCCAGCTGTTGTACAAAAGCAATTCAAAAAATAAAAGAACTGCTTCCTTCAAAGGTAGATGAAAGAAAACGCAGACTTTTCGACCTGGTTTATACTTCAAAGGGTGAAATGAGCGTGCAGGAACTTTCTGAAAAAACAGGCTGGAGCAGCAGACAAATTAACCGTTATTTTACCAAACAGCTCGGTTTATCATTAAAAGCCTACTCTACTATTTTGCGTTTCAGAGCATCTTTGGAACACATTGCACAGGGAAGACTCTTTCCCGAACTCAATTATACTGATCAAAACCATTTCATCAAAGAAGTAAAGAAATTTTCAGGAGTTGCTCCCAAAGAATTATCTAAAAATAAAAACGACCGATTTGTACTATTATCAGTGTTAAAAGGAAAATAA
- a CDS encoding NADPH-dependent FMN reductase — MKAIIFNGSLERRTQSTSGLISDYFSERLKMLGIQTDIFTLADSGIPLFDVTLTKTPLAVERMTQMFTNADLHIWLTPLYHGSIPGVMKNCLDWLEMTANRHEPYLTDKTVGLVCWADGLQAMQGINAMDSIAKSLRAWPLPFSVPIVRSSLFDPEHSTEISDFYSGKFDKLISIATTKKIESLNSSTFILPKD; from the coding sequence ATGAAAGCAATCATATTCAATGGGTCTTTGGAAAGAAGAACACAATCTACTTCCGGACTGATTTCCGACTATTTTTCAGAACGTCTGAAAATGCTGGGAATTCAGACTGACATTTTCACCCTTGCGGATTCCGGCATTCCGCTATTTGATGTCACGCTTACTAAAACTCCTTTAGCAGTAGAACGTATGACCCAAATGTTTACCAATGCCGATCTGCACATCTGGCTGACTCCGCTTTACCATGGAAGTATTCCGGGAGTGATGAAAAATTGCCTGGACTGGCTTGAAATGACTGCCAACAGGCATGAACCTTATCTTACCGATAAAACAGTTGGGTTAGTATGCTGGGCTGATGGTCTGCAGGCAATGCAGGGAATCAATGCTATGGATTCAATTGCCAAGTCATTGCGTGCCTGGCCATTGCCATTCAGTGTCCCTATTGTCAGGTCATCATTATTTGATCCTGAACATTCAACTGAAATTTCGGATTTTTATTCCGGTAAGTTTGATAAGCTGATCAGCATCGCAACAACTAAAAAAATAGAAAGCCTGAATTCTTCAACATTCATACTACCAAAAGATTAG
- a CDS encoding reprolysin-like metallopeptidase, with protein sequence MKKRILFVCALASCFTVFNAQRWESVSQKSLQIREGVEVQQSYRVDLKSLREMLKNAEETGKNARPVIISLPTAEGKIEKFAVYSNPVMDKSLVDEYQLGSYVGIGVDDSSKYLRFSTSPTDMQSMIIKDGVFQFIEPISTDKQTYGVFYKSKETGEHGFKCDTGEYDFKNMNKLVENGKKMLSGVGITSRPTNTKYRNFRMALSVTGEYSQYQLTAAGTPANATDDVKKGVVLAAMNNTMTRINGVFERDFGAHLTVQNLPQIIYLDAASDPYTDNLNLQLQQTLTSAVGNANYDIGHVLHQNAERSGNAGGIGIVCTDPANNTEIKKGSAYTQGPVPAGEVFDFTAAHEMGHQLGANHTFSNTSVTDALQGANVEPGGGTTIMGYAGITYDNVQANADGYFHYKSIDQVLTNLENKSTCGASQNIINNTAPAINPLSAYNIPKGTAYYLEASAADAENDAVNYTWEQNDTTDDFSTISGDSGWGYNPKGALTRSVPGTPNGRRYFPKLETVMNGILTDKQGWETVSYIPRTLNYAVTVRDLNAQRPMVSTSTTTVTVGNDGPFKFNGLTASSVLYNDAVGTIYWDVANTNAAPYNTASVKIDYTTNNGASWTNLVAATPNTGSFSAQMPANINGAVKLRISAVGNVFYAVSPAITVGSAPTSPTSAPTGLSTIDTEIFKTTARVSWNSVPGATYSVNYRKAGTVNWSNAVSPTNSLVLNNLEDETNYEVQVAAVVNSAVGAFSNNYTFKTKGLKTGVDYCILNSGSPYFAGIVSVKVANLDYFNGVARSYIDLSEDPSKIVNLVQGSSYTLKPAVVNLLAAANENVSVWIDYNRNGVFEATERVSSISGGAPKGLVNFGDHNFTVPATSYTGDKLLRMRIVGKYSTAALTDTCGELASNAGGILDLPVKITAGALAVREAIDTKSSEVSIYPNPADTFVEVKNLKGKADYKIYSADGRLVQEGKIEGKINVASLVKGMYVITIKDEKNTYNTKLIKK encoded by the coding sequence ATGAAAAAAAGAATTTTATTTGTTTGCGCATTAGCGTCTTGTTTTACAGTTTTCAATGCTCAGAGATGGGAATCTGTTTCTCAGAAATCTTTGCAGATAAGAGAAGGTGTAGAAGTGCAGCAGTCTTACAGAGTTGATCTGAAGTCCCTGAGAGAAATGCTGAAAAATGCTGAAGAAACGGGAAAGAATGCACGTCCTGTTATTATTTCTTTACCAACAGCAGAAGGAAAGATTGAAAAATTTGCTGTCTATAGCAATCCTGTAATGGATAAATCGCTTGTAGACGAATATCAGCTGGGATCCTATGTGGGAATTGGTGTGGATGATTCTTCTAAGTATTTAAGATTCAGTACATCCCCTACTGACATGCAGTCTATGATTATCAAAGATGGTGTATTCCAATTTATAGAACCCATAAGTACGGATAAACAAACTTACGGTGTATTTTATAAATCAAAAGAAACAGGGGAGCATGGTTTTAAATGTGATACCGGGGAGTATGATTTTAAAAATATGAATAAGCTGGTAGAAAATGGTAAAAAAATGCTTTCCGGAGTGGGAATTACAAGCAGACCTACCAATACAAAATACAGAAATTTTAGAATGGCATTATCCGTTACCGGAGAATACAGCCAATATCAATTGACCGCAGCGGGAACTCCTGCCAACGCAACAGATGATGTGAAAAAAGGAGTTGTTTTGGCAGCAATGAACAATACCATGACCCGTATAAATGGTGTTTTTGAAAGAGATTTTGGTGCTCATTTAACAGTTCAGAACCTTCCACAGATTATATATCTTGATGCTGCATCTGATCCTTATACAGATAATTTAAATCTTCAGTTACAGCAGACCCTTACTTCTGCAGTAGGAAATGCCAACTACGATATTGGGCACGTTCTTCATCAAAATGCAGAAAGAAGTGGAAATGCCGGTGGAATTGGGATTGTCTGTACAGATCCTGCCAATAATACAGAAATTAAAAAAGGATCAGCTTATACCCAGGGACCTGTACCTGCTGGTGAAGTTTTTGACTTTACCGCAGCACATGAAATGGGACACCAGCTGGGAGCTAATCATACATTTTCAAATACTTCTGTTACAGATGCTCTTCAGGGAGCGAATGTAGAACCGGGAGGAGGAACAACAATCATGGGATATGCAGGGATTACCTATGATAATGTACAGGCAAACGCAGATGGATATTTTCATTACAAATCCATTGATCAGGTACTGACCAATTTAGAAAATAAATCTACATGTGGAGCATCTCAAAATATTATTAATAATACAGCTCCGGCAATTAATCCATTGTCAGCGTATAACATTCCTAAAGGAACGGCTTATTATCTTGAAGCTTCTGCTGCAGATGCTGAAAATGATGCTGTAAACTATACTTGGGAGCAGAACGATACTACAGATGATTTTTCTACCATTTCAGGAGATAGCGGATGGGGGTATAATCCCAAAGGAGCCTTAACGAGATCAGTTCCTGGTACACCAAATGGAAGAAGATATTTTCCTAAGCTGGAGACTGTGATGAACGGAATACTTACAGATAAGCAGGGATGGGAAACTGTATCATATATTCCTCGAACATTGAATTATGCTGTAACGGTAAGAGATCTGAACGCTCAGCGCCCAATGGTTTCAACCTCAACAACTACAGTAACAGTTGGGAATGATGGTCCATTCAAATTCAATGGGCTTACTGCATCTTCAGTGTTGTATAATGATGCTGTAGGCACAATTTATTGGGATGTTGCCAATACGAATGCTGCACCTTATAATACAGCGAGCGTAAAAATAGATTATACTACAAATAATGGAGCCAGCTGGACGAACCTTGTTGCTGCAACTCCTAATACCGGAAGTTTTAGTGCACAAATGCCGGCTAATATAAATGGAGCTGTAAAATTAAGAATATCAGCTGTAGGAAACGTTTTTTACGCAGTATCTCCTGCCATTACTGTGGGCAGTGCACCTACATCTCCTACGTCAGCACCTACAGGTCTTTCCACTATAGATACTGAGATTTTCAAAACAACAGCGAGGGTATCTTGGAACAGTGTTCCGGGAGCTACCTATTCTGTTAATTATAGAAAAGCAGGAACTGTAAACTGGTCCAATGCAGTGAGCCCGACAAATTCATTAGTATTAAATAACTTAGAAGACGAAACAAATTATGAAGTACAGGTTGCAGCTGTAGTGAACTCTGCTGTCGGGGCTTTTTCTAATAATTATACATTTAAAACAAAAGGTTTAAAGACAGGAGTTGATTACTGTATATTGAATTCAGGGTCACCTTACTTTGCCGGAATTGTATCTGTTAAAGTAGCGAATTTGGATTACTTTAATGGGGTTGCAAGATCATATATAGACTTAAGCGAGGATCCTTCTAAAATAGTGAATCTTGTTCAGGGGAGTTCTTATACACTAAAGCCTGCTGTTGTAAACTTACTTGCTGCTGCAAATGAAAATGTCTCTGTTTGGATTGATTATAACAGAAACGGAGTATTTGAAGCTACTGAGAGAGTAAGCAGTATATCAGGTGGTGCTCCGAAAGGGCTTGTAAATTTTGGAGATCATAACTTTACGGTTCCAGCCACATCATATACAGGAGATAAATTATTAAGAATGAGAATTGTTGGTAAATATTCAACTGCAGCTCTTACTGATACTTGTGGTGAACTGGCAAGCAATGCGGGTGGTATTTTGGATCTTCCTGTTAAAATTACTGCTGGTGCTCTTGCTGTGAGAGAGGCTATAGACACAAAATCTTCAGAGGTATCTATTTATCCTAACCCTGCAGATACATTTGTAGAAGTGAAAAATCTTAAAGGTAAAGCAGATTACAAAATCTACAGTGCAGACGGAAGATTAGTTCAGGAAGGTAAAATTGAAGGTAAAATCAACGTTGCTTCTTTGGTAAAAGGAATGTATGTGATCACTATAAAAGATGAGAAGAATACTTACAATACTAAGTTAATCAAGAAATAA
- a CDS encoding Crp/Fnr family transcriptional regulator yields the protein MDKSLLNTYFHSLFSIKAEVVEKITEKFIHFELKANTVLLDKDAISTKTYFLEKGYVRSYILNEDNEEITTNIYTAPCFVNDFLSFFRQQPAKEIYQTVTDCVFWETGLENVQDNFHNIPEFREFSRLLFVLNYYNIHDRLIEMASQKASTRYFNLMKKDPDIFQHVPLKILASYLGIKDSSLSRIRRDIHKI from the coding sequence ATGGACAAATCATTACTTAACACCTACTTTCATTCCTTATTCAGTATCAAAGCGGAGGTGGTTGAAAAGATCACAGAAAAATTTATCCATTTTGAATTAAAAGCAAATACTGTTTTGCTGGATAAAGATGCCATCAGTACCAAAACATACTTTCTGGAAAAAGGCTATGTACGTTCATATATACTGAATGAAGATAATGAGGAGATTACAACTAATATCTATACAGCTCCTTGCTTTGTGAATGATTTTCTGTCTTTCTTCAGGCAGCAGCCTGCCAAAGAAATATACCAGACGGTGACTGACTGTGTTTTCTGGGAAACAGGATTGGAAAATGTACAGGATAATTTTCATAATATTCCTGAATTCAGGGAGTTCAGCAGGCTTCTTTTTGTCCTGAATTACTATAATATTCATGACAGACTGATAGAAATGGCAAGTCAGAAAGCTTCCACAAGATATTTCAATCTGATGAAGAAAGATCCCGATATTTTTCAGCATGTTCCTTTGAAGATACTTGCTTCTTATCTGGGTATCAAAGACAGCTCACTGAGCCGGATCAGAAGGGATATTCATAAAATATAA